The Deinococcus multiflagellatus genome includes the window CCAGTTCGTGCAGGGCCTGCGCCGCCGCCAGGCCAATCCCCTTGCTGCCGCCCGTCACCAGGGCGCGTTTGCCGTCCAGCCGAAACAGAGCCATAAGGGCAGGCTACGGCATAGCAGGCCAGAGAGGACGCGGGGTCTGCGCTCTACAGCAGCGGCCAGCTCCTTCCTGGGGCCGACCGCACTTCCCCAGGCCGCTGTCTTTGGCAGAGCGTTTACACGAACAAAAGTTCGAACAGTGTCCGGCGAGGTGACGCGGCTGCGATGAAAACGTCATCGGGGACGCTGAAGACATTCATCCCTCTCTCCGGCGCCGCTGTCTCAGCCCCCACCCTTGCGCCTTCCTCACCAGCAGGACGTGTTGGGCGGGCTCGCTCTGCCCAGCGGCCCTCCTGCCAAAAGCTGCCCCAGGCGTTGACCCGGAGCCGCTCTGCCCTCTGTGGCCAAATGTCAAAAAAGGACAGGACACCCTCCCGGGAGTTCCTGTCTGCAGCGGGTCACCGGCCTTGAACCGGCTGAGGGACGCCTATCCGCCCGCTCGCGCGTCCGTTTTTGCGAAGGTGGACGCCGCCCTTCGGTTTGGGGCCGGGTGTGCCCATGGGGCGCTGGCGGCCCTGTCCGTGTTCAAGGCCGCCAGCTTCTTCGCCGCCTTTCCCGCAACAGCCGGGGGTCAGTCGTTCTTGTGGCTCTGGCGCCCGGCTTCGGCGTGCTGCTCGCTGGAGCCGCCGCGCTGACCGCTCCGCTCTTCGCCGCCGCCACTCCCGCCCTGGCCGCCGCGCGAGGCCTGACCGCCCTTGCGCCCGGCTTCGCGGGCTTCCTCGCTGGTGAACTCGTGGGCGTTGCCGCTGGCGTGGGCCGCGCGGCCACCTTCAGCCGCAATCTCGCGCTGACGCTCGGGGTCCATGCCGGCAAAGCCGCGTCCGCCCCCGCCGCCGTTGCCCTTACCTTCGTTGCCCCCATTGCCGCCACTACCGTTTCCGTTGCCGTTGGTCATGTTGGTGCCTCCGTGGGGGCGCTGTCGTCCCCGGTGAATTTGCCCGCGCTGCTCGCGTGACCTGCTTACTCTGGCGCGCTCCAGCCGCGTTTCCGTGACAGGCAGGTAATGGGGCTGCCAGCGCCCCTGCGCTTGTTCCCCGGTTTGCCTGAAGACGTCTTAAGGTCGCGCTGGCTGGGCGGCCCCGGCTGGGGCACAATAGGCGCCTATGACACCTCTGCCCGTCGTGGTGATTGGCGCGTCTGCTGGCGGCATAGAGGCCCTCATGCCGCTGGTGGCCGGCCTGGACCCGGCCCTGGGGGCGCCCGTGTGCGTGGCGCTGCACCTCTCGCCGCACGTTCCCAGCCTGCTGCCCGACATTCTGGGCCGGGCGGGCCCCCTGCCGGCCACCCAGGCCCAGGACGGCGAGCCGGCGCGCCCGGGGCACATCTACGTGGCCCCCCCCGACCACCACCTGCTGCTGGACGGCGAGCGGCTGGCGGTTACGCGCGGGCCCCGGGAAAACCGGTTTCGCCCGGCGGTGGACGCCCTGTTCCGCTCGGCGGCGCAGGCGCGCGGGCCCGGGGTGATCGGCGTGGTGCTGTCCGGCGCCATGGACGACGGCGCCTCGGGGCTGTGGACCATTCAGCGCCGGGGCGGCGTGGCCGTGGTGCAAGACCCGCAGGACGCCGCGTTTGACAGCATGCCGCGCTCGGCCCTGGCGCAGGTGACGGCCGACCATGTGGCGCCCGCCCACGCCCTGGGCCCGCTGCTGAGCGCACTGGTGGCGGCCCGGGGAGCGCCGCAGGAGGCACGCCGCATGACCGACGACGAACGCGCCCGCCTGGACCTGGAGGTGCGCCTGGCGCGCCAGGGTCCGGCCTCACCCACCGACGTCTCTGCCCTGGGGCCCTACTCACCCTTTACCTGCCCGGAGTGCCACGGCGCCATGGTGCAGATTGAAGAGGGCGGCGCCCTGCGCTTCCGCTGCCACACCGGCCACGCCTACAGCGCCCCGGTGCTGCTGGCCGAACTTTCACAGGCCATTGAGCAGAAGCTTTACGAAACCCGCCGGGTGATGGACGAGGGCATTTTGCTGCTGGGGCGCCTGGGCCAGCGGCTGCCCCCCGCCCAGGCCCAGGCCCTGCTGAGCCAGGCCCAGTCGGTGCAGGCGCGCGCCAATATCCTGACAGACCTCGCCATGAGCCACGCCCCCCTGGCCGGAGACGGGCCCTAGACCTCCTGCGGGGCGCCGTCGGCGTCGCCGGTCCACTCCGGCCCCTCGGCGGCGGCGCGGCGCATCAGCTCGGTCACGTCTTCGAGTTTCAGCACAATCATTGCGCTGGTGTCGTCCTCGCCCGGCACCGGGTCCACCTCAATCTTGAACTGGCGCGGGCCCAGCTGCGGCGCGTGCAGGTTCACCACGTGGTTGGTCACCGCCGCGCCGCCGCGCAGCACCGCGTGCAGCGGCTGCAGCAGGTCCGGGTCATCCAGCATGAAGTTGCCCAAGTGGTGCAGCCGCTCGCCGCACACCTGCGCCGGACTGGCGTGCAGCAGCGCGTAGAGCGCGCGGTTGGCCGTCACCACCCGCAGCCCGGCGTCCAGCACCAGCACCGGATCATGAATGCTGTCCAGCACCCGCGCGGCATACGCAGAGGTGTCACGCGCCTGCTGCTCCAGCGCCTTGATGCGGTCAATGTTGGTAAAGGCCACCACCACGCCGTCAATAAAGTTGTCGGAGGTGCGGTAGGGGCTGATGCGCATCAGGTACCAGTGGTCGTCGCGGGTGCGCACCTGGGTTTCAAAGACTTCCAGGGTATCGAGCACCCGCATGATGTCGCCCGTCAGGTGCTCGTAGTGCAGGTTCACGTTCAGGTCCGACAGGGGCCGGCCCAGGTCCACTGGCATCAGGTTGATCACCCGGGAAATGCGCGGGGTAAAGCGCTTGACCTTCAGCGCGTTGTCCAGAAACACCGTGGCAATGCCGGCGCTGTCCAGAATGTTTTTCAGGTCGTCATTGGCCTGCATGGACTCGAAAATCACCCGCTGATGCTCGGCGTTGATGGTCGTGAGTTCCTCGTTGAGGGACTGCAGCTCTTCTTTGGAAGTGGTGAGTTCCTCGTTGGTGCTCTGCAGCTCCTCATTGGTGGTCTGCAACTCCTCGTTGGTGCTTTTGAGTTCCTCCATGGACACCGCCATTTCCTCGACGGTGGACTGCAGGGTTTCTTTGTTGTATTGCAGTTCGCGCTGCAGGGTCAGAATCTGATCGGCGTGTTCGGCGGGAGGCGGCGCGGCGCGCCCGCCTGGGCGCTCCTGAAACTCAATGAGCAGCAGACGCTGCGCTCGGGCGGGCAGCAGGCGCACGGTCACGTCAATGTCGCAGGGGGTACCGTCAATTTCGCTGCGCACGCCCCGCACCACCTCGCGCTGCTCGGCCAGCACCTGGCGCACCAGGGCAGGCAGTTCGTAGCGC containing:
- a CDS encoding KGG domain-containing protein, giving the protein MTNGNGNGSGGNGGNEGKGNGGGGGRGFAGMDPERQREIAAEGGRAAHASGNAHEFTSEEAREAGRKGGQASRGGQGGSGGGEERSGQRGGSSEQHAEAGRQSHKND
- a CDS encoding chemotaxis protein CheB; this translates as MTPLPVVVIGASAGGIEALMPLVAGLDPALGAPVCVALHLSPHVPSLLPDILGRAGPLPATQAQDGEPARPGHIYVAPPDHHLLLDGERLAVTRGPRENRFRPAVDALFRSAAQARGPGVIGVVLSGAMDDGASGLWTIQRRGGVAVVQDPQDAAFDSMPRSALAQVTADHVAPAHALGPLLSALVAARGAPQEARRMTDDERARLDLEVRLARQGPASPTDVSALGPYSPFTCPECHGAMVQIEEGGALRFRCHTGHAYSAPVLLAELSQAIEQKLYETRRVMDEGILLLGRLGQRLPPAQAQALLSQAQSVQARANILTDLAMSHAPLAGDGP